One part of the Rhizobium indicum genome encodes these proteins:
- a CDS encoding sugar ABC transporter ATP-binding protein produces the protein MTTFLELTHVSKHFGGVRALRDVDLSLEAGEVHCLVGENGSGKSTLIKIIAGVQAPDPGGSIVLEGREHSRLDPILSTKSGIQVIYQDLSLFPNMSVAENIAIGSHMGLPRLANWNRINDIAAKAMARINVNLDLETMVSDLSIANRQLVAICRAMAADAKLVIMDEPTASLTRHEVDSLLRVVNDLKSRDICTVFVSHRLDEVMEIAERVTVLRDGGKVGTFDASEITSRRLETLMTGHEFHYAPPRPGGEAAEVVLAVRNLTRPGHYEDISFDIRKGEIVGLTGLLGSGRTELALSIFGMNPPSRGTIEVSGKPLIASSNRVAIASGVAYVPEDRLMLGLALGQPISANILATVLDSLASKFGLINPAKRVAAADDWIVRLNTKVSDLENPVGTLSGGNQQRVVLGKWMATKPRVLILDSPTVGVDIKAKDGIYEIVHRLAAEGVGVLLISDEAQEVFYHTHRVLVMRQGRLVSEVHPLSSTERNLQEEIYA, from the coding sequence ATGACCACATTCCTTGAATTGACCCATGTCTCCAAGCATTTCGGCGGAGTTCGTGCGCTTCGAGATGTCGATCTGTCGCTGGAGGCCGGCGAAGTTCACTGTCTTGTTGGCGAAAATGGTTCGGGCAAATCCACCCTGATCAAGATTATTGCTGGCGTGCAGGCGCCCGATCCAGGTGGTAGCATCGTTCTGGAGGGTCGCGAACATTCTCGTTTGGACCCCATTCTTTCCACCAAGAGTGGCATCCAGGTTATCTATCAGGATCTCTCCCTCTTCCCCAATATGTCCGTGGCGGAGAACATCGCCATCGGCAGCCACATGGGCTTGCCTCGGCTCGCGAATTGGAACCGCATAAATGACATTGCGGCGAAAGCCATGGCCCGCATCAACGTCAATCTCGACCTGGAGACGATGGTGTCGGACCTCTCTATCGCAAACCGGCAACTGGTTGCGATTTGCCGCGCCATGGCCGCCGACGCAAAGCTGGTCATCATGGACGAGCCCACCGCCTCGTTGACCCGGCATGAGGTGGATTCTCTGCTGCGTGTCGTCAACGACCTTAAGAGCAGAGACATTTGCACGGTGTTCGTATCCCACCGTCTCGATGAAGTAATGGAGATAGCCGAGCGCGTAACGGTTCTGCGTGACGGCGGTAAGGTGGGGACCTTCGATGCCAGCGAGATCACTTCACGGCGGCTCGAGACCTTGATGACAGGTCATGAGTTCCACTATGCGCCTCCGCGGCCCGGAGGCGAGGCTGCGGAGGTTGTGCTGGCGGTTCGAAACCTGACTCGACCAGGCCACTACGAGGATATCAGCTTCGACATTCGCAAAGGAGAGATCGTCGGCCTTACCGGGCTTTTGGGCTCCGGACGGACAGAACTCGCACTCAGCATCTTCGGTATGAATCCACCGTCCCGCGGCACGATTGAAGTCTCCGGGAAGCCGCTGATAGCCAGCTCCAATCGTGTCGCAATAGCCAGCGGCGTGGCTTACGTCCCGGAAGACAGGTTGATGCTCGGCCTGGCGCTGGGGCAGCCCATTTCTGCAAACATCCTCGCGACGGTCCTCGACAGCTTGGCCAGCAAATTCGGCCTCATCAACCCCGCCAAACGTGTAGCCGCAGCCGATGATTGGATCGTTCGCCTGAACACGAAAGTGTCCGACCTCGAAAATCCCGTCGGAACTCTGTCAGGAGGCAACCAGCAACGGGTAGTGTTGGGCAAGTGGATGGCCACAAAACCCCGCGTGCTGATACTCGATAGCCCAACCGTCGGCGTGGACATCAAGGCCAAGGACGGAATCTATGAGATAGTGCACCGATTGGCGGCAGAAGGCGTCGGGGTACTGCTCATCTCCGACGAAGCCCAGGAGGTCTTCTACCACACCCATCGTGTCCTGGTCATGCGGCAAGGCAGGCTCGTCAGCGAAGTCCATCCGCTTTCGTCGACCGAGAGAAATCTGCAGGAGGAGATCTATGCCTAA
- a CDS encoding ABC transporter permease, translated as MPKTIQRWTRSHEFWLLAVVIVLSMFLTAATDSFLTLQNLFDLLTSTSFAGILAAGLLVVLVFGGIDISFTAIASVAQYVALMIAKTYPIGWFGVFLVACCTGILCGLFNAAIIHKVRISSVIVTISTLNIFYGLLIYSTRGDYITSLPSYFREGIWWFEFTDSNGFPYAINFQALLLVVAFLMTWVLLNKTNIGRQIYAMGGNEIAAERLGFHVFGLRCLVYGYMGFMAAIASISQAQLAQSVTPTTLIGKELEVLAAVVLGGASLAGGNGSVFGAVLGVMLIAILQNGLILLGVSSYWNQFFVGCVILLAVSATALSQRRRHAGLAS; from the coding sequence ATGCCTAAGACAATTCAACGCTGGACACGAAGTCACGAATTTTGGCTGCTTGCGGTCGTCATCGTATTGTCCATGTTCCTCACGGCAGCGACGGACAGCTTTCTGACGCTGCAAAACCTTTTCGACCTTCTCACCTCCACTTCGTTTGCAGGCATTCTTGCAGCCGGTCTGCTTGTGGTCTTGGTGTTCGGTGGGATCGACATCTCCTTTACTGCCATAGCCAGCGTCGCTCAATATGTGGCTCTCATGATTGCCAAGACCTATCCAATTGGGTGGTTCGGAGTGTTCCTTGTCGCCTGCTGCACTGGTATACTATGTGGGCTATTCAATGCGGCTATTATTCATAAGGTTCGCATCTCTTCGGTTATTGTGACTATATCCACTCTCAATATTTTTTATGGATTGCTAATATATAGCACCCGCGGCGACTATATCACCTCGCTTCCCAGCTATTTCCGCGAAGGGATCTGGTGGTTCGAATTCACCGACAGTAATGGATTTCCTTATGCGATCAATTTCCAGGCGCTGTTGCTAGTGGTCGCATTCCTTATGACCTGGGTCTTGCTCAACAAGACAAACATCGGTCGTCAAATATATGCCATGGGGGGGAATGAGATAGCCGCCGAACGCCTTGGTTTTCATGTTTTCGGCCTGAGGTGCCTTGTCTACGGCTATATGGGGTTCATGGCTGCGATCGCATCAATATCGCAAGCCCAGCTGGCCCAATCGGTTACGCCGACGACGCTCATCGGCAAGGAACTCGAAGTGCTTGCGGCTGTCGTTCTTGGCGGCGCGAGTCTGGCCGGTGGCAACGGCTCCGTGTTTGGCGCCGTACTGGGCGTGATGCTCATCGCAATTTTGCAGAACGGACTGATATTGCTCGGCGTGTCCTCATACTGGAATCAGTTCTTTGTCGGCTGCGTTATTCTGCTTGCGGTCTCGGCGACTGCGCTGTCTCAGCGGCGTCGGCATGCTGGACTCGCGTCCTAG
- a CDS encoding ABC transporter permease — MKPSANRSLISRFVRENATTMTLASIFMAVLAVFGLILGDRLLSVGTFQSIAFQTPELGILGLAMMLALLSGGLNLSIISTANLCALTIASVLQFTIPWGDAGSVLWLTWQVGAVAAGLAVAILIGLLNGFIIAYLGVSPILATLGTMIACKGLAIGLTRGNVLSGFPDPIVAIGNGTYLGVPLAFLLFVALCVFVSVVLRRSSFGQKVYLVGANEKAARFSGIHVKRVLLLTYALSGALAGCGGLVMMARFNSANASYGESFLLISILAAVLGGINPYGGTGKVSGLFAALLLLQLISSAFNLMNFSQFLTIAIWGALLIGVSALRSGTGIFDRLHLFEFWRAKSAVSENP; from the coding sequence ATGAAGCCGTCCGCCAATCGATCTCTCATATCCCGTTTCGTTCGAGAGAACGCCACAACGATGACGCTTGCTTCCATTTTCATGGCCGTTCTAGCGGTGTTTGGCCTCATTCTCGGCGATCGGCTGCTGAGTGTGGGAACATTTCAGTCGATAGCCTTTCAGACCCCGGAACTTGGCATTCTTGGTCTTGCGATGATGCTTGCGCTCCTTTCCGGCGGGCTGAATTTGTCGATCATTTCGACGGCCAATCTCTGCGCTTTGACGATAGCGTCGGTGTTGCAGTTCACAATTCCGTGGGGAGATGCTGGAAGTGTGCTTTGGCTCACCTGGCAAGTAGGCGCGGTTGCCGCGGGCCTCGCCGTCGCAATTCTGATAGGCCTGTTGAACGGCTTCATCATCGCCTATCTCGGAGTATCCCCCATTCTGGCCACACTGGGGACCATGATCGCCTGCAAAGGTCTTGCCATTGGACTGACGCGTGGAAACGTCTTGTCAGGCTTTCCAGATCCAATCGTTGCGATTGGAAATGGAACCTATCTGGGCGTACCGCTTGCGTTCCTGCTGTTTGTTGCCCTTTGCGTGTTCGTGTCGGTGGTTCTTCGGCGATCATCCTTCGGTCAGAAGGTCTACCTTGTCGGCGCCAACGAGAAAGCTGCCCGGTTCTCGGGCATACATGTCAAACGAGTTTTGCTTTTGACGTATGCCTTATCGGGCGCGCTTGCAGGATGCGGCGGGCTTGTAATGATGGCCCGATTCAATTCTGCCAACGCGTCCTATGGCGAGAGCTTCCTTCTCATCAGCATCCTGGCGGCGGTTCTGGGGGGCATCAATCCATATGGCGGCACCGGAAAAGTATCAGGGTTGTTTGCTGCGTTGCTGCTCTTGCAGCTGATCTCCTCCGCGTTCAATTTGATGAACTTTAGCCAGTTCCTGACAATTGCCATCTGGGGGGCACTTCTGATCGGCGTTTCCGCGCTCCGCTCAGGCACAGGCATATTCGATCGGTTGCACCTCTTCGAATTCTGGAGAGCAAAGAGCGCCGTGTCCGAGAACCCCTGA
- a CDS encoding RbsD/FucU family protein, protein MLKNIDPALNADVLHALRSMGHGDTVVVSDTNFPSDSIARQTVLGKLLRIDNVSAARAIKAILSVMPLDTPLQPSAGRMEIMGAPDEIPPVQQEVQAVIDGAEAKPAPMYGIERFAFYEEAKKAYCVITTGENRFYGCFLFTKGVIPPETV, encoded by the coding sequence ATGCTGAAGAATATCGATCCGGCTCTGAATGCGGACGTGCTGCACGCGCTCCGGTCCATGGGGCATGGCGACACGGTCGTCGTTTCCGACACCAATTTTCCTTCGGATTCCATTGCCCGGCAAACGGTGCTCGGCAAGCTGTTGCGGATAGACAATGTGTCTGCTGCCCGCGCCATCAAAGCTATTCTTTCGGTAATGCCGCTGGATACGCCGCTGCAGCCGTCCGCCGGGCGAATGGAAATCATGGGCGCGCCGGACGAGATCCCTCCAGTGCAGCAGGAAGTCCAGGCCGTTATCGACGGCGCCGAGGCCAAGCCGGCGCCGATGTATGGCATCGAGCGTTTCGCCTTCTATGAGGAGGCCAAAAAGGCCTATTGCGTCATCACCACGGGCGAAAACCGCTTCTACGGCTGCTTCCTCTTCACCAAAGGCGTCATTCCGCCGGAAACCGTTTGA
- a CDS encoding carbohydrate ABC transporter permease encodes MTRNDPIKHFFIWPALLIVLVISIFPLIYSLTTSFMSLRLVPPIPARFVGFGNYAELLQNPRFWNVAWTTTIIAFVAVTLQYVIGFSVALALNRRVPGEGLFRVSFLVPMLVAPVAVALIARQILNPTMGPLNELMTVFGFPNLPFLTQTRWAIGAIISVEVWQWTPFVILMLLAGLQTLPEDVYEAAALENASPWQQFWGITFPMMLPISVAVVFIRLIESYKIIDTVFVMTGGGPGISTETLTLFAYQEGFKKFNLGYTSALSFLFLIVITVIGLVYLAILKPYLEKHK; translated from the coding sequence ATGACCCGCAACGACCCGATCAAACACTTCTTCATCTGGCCGGCGTTGCTGATCGTGCTGGTGATCTCGATCTTCCCGCTGATCTATTCGCTGACCACAAGCTTCATGAGCCTGCGGCTCGTGCCGCCGATCCCAGCGCGTTTCGTCGGCTTCGGCAACTATGCGGAACTGCTTCAGAATCCGCGCTTCTGGAATGTCGCCTGGACGACGACGATCATCGCTTTTGTGGCGGTGACGCTGCAGTATGTCATCGGTTTTTCCGTGGCGCTGGCGCTCAACCGTCGGGTGCCCGGCGAAGGTCTGTTCCGGGTCAGCTTCCTTGTGCCAATGCTGGTAGCACCCGTTGCCGTTGCACTGATTGCCCGCCAGATCCTCAATCCCACGATGGGCCCGCTCAATGAGCTGATGACCGTCTTCGGTTTTCCCAACCTGCCCTTTCTGACGCAGACCAGATGGGCTATCGGCGCCATCATTTCCGTCGAAGTGTGGCAGTGGACACCCTTCGTCATCCTGATGCTTCTTGCCGGGTTGCAAACCCTGCCCGAGGACGTCTACGAGGCTGCCGCGCTTGAAAATGCCAGCCCCTGGCAGCAGTTCTGGGGGATCACTTTCCCGATGATGCTGCCGATTTCGGTGGCTGTGGTCTTCATCCGCCTCATCGAGAGCTACAAGATCATCGACACGGTTTTCGTCATGACAGGCGGAGGGCCTGGCATTTCGACCGAAACGCTGACCTTGTTCGCGTATCAGGAGGGCTTCAAGAAGTTCAACCTTGGCTACACATCCGCCCTGTCGTTCCTGTTCCTGATCGTCATTACCGTGATCGGGCTCGTCTATCTCGCCATCCTGAAGCCCTATCTGGAGAAGCACAAATGA
- a CDS encoding carbohydrate ABC transporter permease: MSVRDLKGSGRWWALAGCLLWLAFTFFPLYWVAITSFKSPLGVVGGPTYIPFVDFDPTLTAWSELLSGARGQFYNTFIASTIVGLSASVLATFIGSMAAYALVRFTFEVKLLSGVIFVVVAFGGYLLGRHVLGYGQAISLIFAFVAALALAIGSSRMKLPGPLLGNDDIVFWFVSQRMFPPIVAAFALFLMYTEMGKLGFKLVDTYTGLTFAYVAFSLPIVIWLMRDFFAALPVEVEEAAMVDNVPSWRIFFGIVLPMSKPGLIATFMITLAFVWNEFLFALFLTSSKWQTLPILVAGQNSQRGDEWWSISAAALVAIIPMVVMAGILSRLMRSGLLLGAIK, encoded by the coding sequence ATGAGCGTGCGTGACCTCAAAGGATCCGGCCGCTGGTGGGCGCTCGCAGGCTGCCTGCTCTGGCTGGCCTTCACCTTCTTTCCGCTTTACTGGGTCGCGATCACCTCGTTCAAGTCGCCGCTCGGCGTCGTCGGCGGGCCGACCTATATTCCATTTGTCGACTTCGACCCGACGCTGACGGCCTGGAGCGAGCTCCTGTCGGGCGCGCGCGGCCAGTTCTACAACACCTTCATCGCCTCGACGATCGTCGGGCTTTCCGCATCGGTGCTGGCCACCTTCATCGGATCGATGGCAGCCTATGCGCTGGTGCGCTTCACCTTTGAGGTCAAGCTGCTGTCCGGCGTGATTTTCGTCGTTGTTGCCTTCGGCGGATATCTGCTCGGCCGTCATGTACTGGGCTACGGGCAGGCCATTTCGCTGATCTTTGCCTTTGTTGCAGCGCTTGCGCTCGCCATCGGCTCCAGCCGAATGAAGCTTCCAGGGCCGCTCCTCGGCAATGATGATATCGTCTTCTGGTTTGTCAGCCAGCGCATGTTTCCGCCGATCGTCGCCGCCTTTGCCTTGTTCCTGATGTATACGGAAATGGGCAAGTTGGGGTTCAAGCTGGTGGACACCTATACAGGCCTCACCTTCGCTTATGTCGCCTTCTCGCTGCCGATCGTGATCTGGCTGATGCGCGATTTCTTTGCGGCACTGCCGGTGGAAGTCGAAGAGGCGGCGATGGTCGACAATGTGCCGTCGTGGAGAATTTTTTTCGGTATCGTCCTGCCCATGTCCAAGCCGGGCCTGATCGCGACATTCATGATCACGCTCGCCTTCGTCTGGAACGAGTTCCTGTTCGCACTCTTCCTGACCAGTTCCAAATGGCAGACCCTTCCCATTCTCGTCGCCGGGCAAAACAGCCAGCGCGGCGACGAGTGGTGGTCGATATCGGCAGCCGCCCTGGTTGCGATCATACCCATGGTCGTCATGGCGGGCATTTTGAGCAGGCTGATGCGGTCTGGCCTGCTTTTAGGAGCAATAAAATGA
- a CDS encoding ABC transporter substrate-binding protein → MRRLLLSSTAGGLLAVAGVPSALACEPDYTGVTLTATTQTGPYIASALQLAAKGWEEKTCGKVNVVEFPWSELYPKIVTSLTSGEDTFDVVAFAPAWAPDFTDFLSEMPKTMQSGADWEDIAPVYREQLMVWNGKVLSQTMDGDAHTYTYRIDLFENAENQSAFKAKYGYDLAPPKTWKQYLDIAEFFQQPDKGLWGTAEAFRRGGQQFWFLFSHVAGYTSHPDNPGGMFFDPDTMDAQVNNPGWVRGLEEYIRASKLAPPNALNFSFGEVNAAFAGGQVAESIGWGDTGVIAADPKQSKVAGSVGSASLPGSDEIWNYKTKKWDKQPEVVQTSFMAFGGWQAAVPSSSKNQEAAWNYIQFLTSPAVSGQAAITGGTGVNPYRLSHTTNTALWSKIFSEREAKEYLGSQKNAVTAKNTALDMRLPGYFSYTEILEIELSKALAGEVTPQQALDTVADGWNKLTDEFGRDKQRAAYRSSMGLPAK, encoded by the coding sequence ATGAGAAGATTGCTACTGAGTTCAACGGCCGGAGGACTACTTGCTGTGGCGGGCGTCCCATCCGCGCTCGCATGCGAACCGGACTACACCGGTGTCACGCTCACCGCCACGACGCAGACGGGGCCTTACATCGCATCTGCGCTGCAACTGGCGGCCAAGGGCTGGGAGGAAAAGACCTGCGGCAAGGTGAATGTCGTCGAATTTCCGTGGTCGGAACTCTATCCGAAAATCGTAACCTCGTTGACCTCGGGCGAAGACACGTTCGACGTGGTCGCCTTTGCGCCGGCCTGGGCACCGGACTTCACCGATTTTCTCTCGGAAATGCCGAAGACTATGCAATCAGGTGCCGACTGGGAGGACATCGCGCCGGTTTACCGCGAGCAACTGATGGTCTGGAACGGCAAGGTCCTGTCGCAGACCATGGACGGTGATGCCCATACCTATACCTACCGCATTGATCTGTTTGAAAACGCAGAAAACCAGAGCGCCTTCAAGGCGAAGTATGGCTACGATCTGGCCCCGCCGAAGACATGGAAGCAGTATCTCGACATCGCTGAATTCTTCCAGCAGCCGGACAAGGGCCTTTGGGGCACGGCGGAAGCCTTCCGCCGTGGTGGCCAGCAATTCTGGTTCCTGTTCAGTCACGTGGCGGGATACACCAGCCATCCCGACAATCCCGGCGGTATGTTCTTCGATCCTGACACGATGGATGCGCAGGTCAACAATCCGGGCTGGGTGCGCGGCCTTGAGGAATATATCCGCGCCTCGAAACTGGCACCGCCAAATGCGCTGAACTTCTCGTTCGGCGAAGTGAACGCGGCCTTTGCCGGTGGCCAGGTCGCGGAATCGATCGGCTGGGGCGATACCGGCGTCATCGCCGCCGACCCGAAGCAGTCGAAGGTTGCTGGCAGCGTCGGCTCGGCATCCCTGCCGGGATCTGACGAGATCTGGAACTACAAGACCAAGAAGTGGGACAAGCAGCCCGAGGTCGTCCAGACTTCCTTCATGGCCTTCGGCGGTTGGCAGGCAGCCGTACCGTCGTCCTCGAAGAACCAAGAGGCCGCTTGGAACTATATCCAGTTCCTGACGAGCCCGGCGGTTTCCGGTCAGGCGGCCATCACCGGCGGCACAGGCGTCAATCCTTACCGTCTTTCGCACACGACAAATACGGCGTTGTGGTCGAAGATCTTTTCCGAGCGCGAGGCCAAGGAGTATCTCGGAAGCCAGAAGAACGCGGTGACCGCCAAGAACACGGCGCTCGACATGCGCCTGCCGGGCTATTTCTCCTATACGGAAATTCTCGAAATCGAGCTTTCCAAGGCATTGGCTGGAGAAGTGACGCCGCAGCAGGCGCTGGATACCGTGGCTGACGGATGGAACAAGCTTACGGACGAGTTCGGCCGGGACAAGCAACGGGCAGCCTATCGCTCGTCAATGGGCCTGCCTGCGAAGTAG
- a CDS encoding ABC transporter ATP-binding protein, with protein sequence MSQVRLDQVTKSFGSVAVIPPLDLVIADKEFVVLVGPSGCGKTTTLRMIAGLEQTTSGGIRIGDREVTALRPGLRNCSMVFQNYALYPHMTVAENIGYGMKVRGTPKEDIDTAVANAARILNLGAYLNRKPSALSGGQRQRVAIGRAIVRQPDVFLFDEPLSNLDAKLRIEMRTEIKLLHRRLQTTIVYVTHDQVEAMTMADRVVVMNQGRIEQAADPITLYESPKNLFVAAFIGAPSMNFVQGRLEAGDGGVVFRAEDDVAIPVPADIVEHLSEGIGKAVVLGIRPEHTMTADPTFPTIRVHVADIEPLGPHTLAIGKAGASAFTAQIHASSRIRPEDTFDVPIDPEKMHFFLKSTGEALRR encoded by the coding sequence ATGTCCCAGGTGCGTTTGGATCAGGTCACCAAGTCCTTCGGGAGCGTTGCGGTCATTCCTCCGCTCGATCTGGTGATTGCCGACAAGGAATTCGTGGTTCTCGTCGGGCCTTCCGGTTGTGGGAAGACAACCACGCTGCGAATGATCGCCGGGCTGGAACAGACGACATCAGGGGGAATCCGCATCGGCGACCGAGAGGTTACTGCGTTGCGTCCGGGTCTGCGCAATTGCTCGATGGTGTTTCAGAATTATGCACTCTATCCGCATATGACAGTCGCCGAAAACATTGGCTACGGCATGAAGGTGCGTGGAACGCCGAAAGAGGACATCGACACTGCTGTTGCGAATGCTGCGCGCATTCTCAACCTCGGCGCCTATCTTAATCGCAAACCGAGCGCGCTTTCGGGCGGTCAACGTCAGCGCGTCGCCATCGGGCGCGCCATTGTACGCCAGCCCGATGTTTTTCTGTTCGATGAACCGCTATCCAATCTGGACGCCAAGCTGCGCATCGAAATGCGCACCGAGATCAAACTGCTGCACCGCCGTCTGCAGACCACGATCGTCTATGTGACGCACGACCAGGTGGAGGCGATGACCATGGCCGACCGGGTCGTGGTGATGAACCAGGGTCGGATCGAACAGGCCGCCGACCCGATCACGCTTTATGAATCGCCGAAGAACCTGTTCGTCGCCGCTTTCATCGGCGCGCCCAGCATGAATTTTGTTCAAGGACGGTTGGAGGCCGGCGACGGCGGCGTTGTCTTCCGGGCGGAAGACGATGTCGCCATTCCCGTTCCAGCAGACATCGTGGAGCACCTTTCGGAGGGCATTGGCAAGGCCGTCGTTCTCGGTATTCGGCCTGAGCACACCATGACCGCGGACCCCACCTTTCCGACGATTCGTGTGCACGTCGCCGATATCGAACCTCTCGGCCCGCACACGCTTGCCATCGGGAAAGCTGGTGCGAGCGCGTTTACCGCTCAGATTCATGCCTCATCCAGGATCAGACCCGAAGACACGTTCGATGTTCCGATCGATCCGGAAAAGATGCATTTCTTCTTGAAAAGTACTGGTGAGGCTCTAAGGCGCTGA
- a CDS encoding transcriptional regulator translates to MKKVQRSFAVEYKSGRRKLDTRSNSIWGNVDLKSVARDLKEEAMPFLSGSSQSGKSNNEMSLPKPDQAEVLLTPPLGASTTASDTQEMSMADETDTATSADAPIDVEPPVAPKKQRKPRAKKAAALESGSADAMAEPAAALAGAGGVKRRGRKARVIEATASAKRAPVRRAPKAVQTAPAAPMTAIDEMADLLQLEEENQRLRKLLAEKLRAENADLRKRLKLD, encoded by the coding sequence TTGAAAAAAGTGCAACGCAGTTTTGCGGTCGAGTACAAAAGCGGCAGACGAAAACTCGATACCAGGTCGAACTCGATCTGGGGCAACGTGGACCTAAAGTCCGTCGCTCGCGACCTGAAGGAAGAGGCAATGCCGTTTCTGTCGGGTAGCTCTCAGAGTGGCAAATCCAACAATGAGATGTCTTTACCGAAACCAGATCAAGCCGAGGTGTTGTTGACACCGCCTCTCGGGGCGTCAACAACAGCATCAGATACACAGGAGATGAGCATGGCCGACGAGACTGATACGGCAACCAGCGCCGATGCGCCGATCGATGTTGAACCGCCTGTTGCGCCGAAGAAACAGCGCAAACCCCGCGCCAAGAAAGCGGCGGCACTCGAGAGCGGGTCAGCTGACGCTATGGCAGAGCCAGCAGCTGCTCTGGCCGGGGCCGGTGGTGTGAAGAGGAGAGGGCGCAAGGCAAGGGTGATCGAAGCTACGGCGAGCGCCAAACGCGCACCTGTGCGCCGTGCTCCAAAGGCTGTGCAGACAGCGCCGGCCGCGCCGATGACGGCTATCGATGAGATGGCGGATCTCTTGCAGTTGGAAGAGGAAAATCAGCGGCTGCGCAAGCTTCTGGCTGAGAAGCTTCGTGCTGAAAATGCCGATCTGCGCAAGCGGCTCAAGCTCGATTGA